GGTACCACGGCACAGGGCGCCGCGTGGCTGGCGCGTCAGCCGTTACGCAAGACGTCGCGCGGCATTGTCCGGCCCGCGCGCCGCGCGGTGCGTGCCGCCCGCATGACGCGCCTGCTCGACCGCCTGCCCGTGGAATGCCTGCACACGCTGGCCGATCCCGAATGGCTCGAAGGCATTGGTTGCCGCACGCTGGGGCAGGTGCGCCGGTTGCCGCGCGCGGGGCTGTCACGCCGTATTGGCACGGAATTGCTGGCGCGGCTCGACCAGGCCTATGGCCAGATTTCGTCCGGGTTTGCCTGGTTCGAGGCGCCACCGGCGTTTGCGCAGCGCATGGAACTGCCAGGCCGCGTGGAGTCGGCCGAGGGCGTGCTGGCCGGGGCGCAGCGGCTGTTGCTGGCGCTCTCGGGCTGGCTGGCCGTGCAGCAGGCCGGCGTGACGCGCTGCGTGCTGATGCTGGAGCACGAACGCTACCGGCTGGGCGAGGACACTGACAGCACGCCGGTGCCGCTCCGGCTGGCGCAGCCAAGCCGTGATCCCGTGCATCTGTCGAAGCTGCTGCGCGAGAAGCTCGACAAGATCCGCTTTCATGCGCCGGTGGGCGGGTTGGCGTTGCGCGTGGAGGCGATGGAAATTTGCGTGCCGCAAAGCGACTCGCTGTTTCCGGAACCGGGTGCCGAACCGGCGGAACTGGGCCGGCTGCTCGATACGCTGGTGGCGCGGCTAGGGCGCGACAACGTGCTGCAGCCGCATCCACAGGCGGATCACCGGCCCGAGCGCGCCAATCAATGGGCGCCCGTCGACGAACCGCCCGCCCGGGTCGCGGCAAGCGGCACGACAAGCGGCACGACAAACGGCAGGACAAGCGGCGGCGCGGCCCCGCCCGAACGGCCGCTATGGCTGCTGGAGTCGCCATTGCCGCTGCGCGTGCACAAGCATCGCCCCGTTCATGATGGCCCGCTGGTGATGCTGACGCGCCCCGAACGCATCGAGGCCGGCTGGTGGGATGGTGGCCTGGCCACGCGCGACTACTTCATCGCCGAGCGCGACGACGGGCTGCGTTGCTGGGTCTATCGTGAACGCCCGGGGCATCCCACGCGCGACGGGCAGGAAGACGGCGGCGAATACCGCTGGTTCCTGCATGGGCTGTTTGCCTGAGCGCGCCGGATGCCAGGAGGTTGATCGTGCTGTCCGGCCTGTCTTCGTTGTTGCCGTCGCTGCCCGACTATGTCGAGCTGCACTGCATCTCCAACTTCACATTCCTGAACGGTGCCTCGCATCCGCAGGAACTGATTTCGCGCGCGTTCCAACTGGGCTACAGCGGGCTGGCGCTGACCGATGAATGCTCGGTGGCCGGCACCGCCCGCGCGCATCATGCGATCAAGGTGCTGCGCGAGGATATGTGGGAGGCGGTAACACGCAGCGCCCGGCGACTGGCCGCGGGGCAGACGGCGGGCGATGTCGACGAGATAGAGGAGCTATCGGCATTCGACCTCGACACCGGCGGCGAAGAGAGCGATGCAGGAGGTGTGGATGATGCGGAGGATACGGAGGATGAGGATGCGCTGTCGCCGGACGATTTCGACGATGACCCCGATGCCGCCGCGCGCCGTCATCGCGTGCTCGAAGCCCGCGCCGCCGCTGCCGATGCGTTCAACCTGATCATCGGCAGCCGCTTCACGTTGACAGCCGCGCCCGAAGACACCATGCCGCCACCGCGCCTGGTGCTGCTGGCGCGCAATCGCATCGGATTTGGCGACCTGTGC
This genomic interval from Cupriavidus metallidurans CH34 contains the following:
- a CDS encoding Y-family DNA polymerase is translated as MFPISPTSAAAPAIPAYWIAVHLPRLPLDALQPSWPEPVDAGMPAATSAHASASTSVDPRPAPHTGTLHQALPVAVIEHERVVLANGPAVALGVRYGMRRGGVQALSADVVQLDRDLAAESALMTSAALALLHFTPAVAIDAEPEAATVMLDVTASLRLFGGHRALCRAIRARVRQLGTFAQIGSGTTAQGAAWLARQPLRKTSRGIVRPARRAVRAARMTRLLDRLPVECLHTLADPEWLEGIGCRTLGQVRRLPRAGLSRRIGTELLARLDQAYGQISSGFAWFEAPPAFAQRMELPGRVESAEGVLAGAQRLLLALSGWLAVQQAGVTRCVLMLEHERYRLGEDTDSTPVPLRLAQPSRDPVHLSKLLREKLDKIRFHAPVGGLALRVEAMEICVPQSDSLFPEPGAEPAELGRLLDTLVARLGRDNVLQPHPQADHRPERANQWAPVDEPPARVAASGTTSGTTNGRTSGGAAPPERPLWLLESPLPLRVHKHRPVHDGPLVMLTRPERIEAGWWDGGLATRDYFIAERDDGLRCWVYRERPGHPTRDGQEDGGEYRWFLHGLFA